In a genomic window of Flavobacterium lipolyticum:
- a CDS encoding alpha/beta fold hydrolase: MKTLLYKNTKISYSDSGTGNAIVFLHGFLENKKMWKDYVDFFSEKYRVITIDLLGHGESDSLGYVHTMEDNANAVQEVLNHLKIEKATVVGHSMGGYVGLAFAELFPKNIQKLVLLNSTSREDSPERKLNRTRAIKAVKQNYATFVSLAIGNLFSENNRIRLTDEIEKVKTQALQTPLQGIIASLEGMKVRKDRETLLQQNLFPVLLILGKKDPVLDYEDSRTQIDDTTAELISFEDGHMSHIENKEELKTVLSQFFS; encoded by the coding sequence TTGAAAACGCTTTTATACAAAAATACCAAAATATCATACTCAGATTCGGGAACTGGAAATGCAATTGTATTCCTTCACGGCTTTCTGGAAAACAAAAAAATGTGGAAAGACTATGTTGATTTTTTCTCTGAAAAATATCGTGTCATTACAATCGACTTATTAGGACACGGCGAATCGGATTCTTTGGGATATGTGCATACGATGGAAGACAATGCCAATGCCGTTCAGGAAGTGCTGAATCATTTAAAGATTGAAAAAGCTACCGTTGTAGGACATTCAATGGGAGGTTATGTTGGTTTGGCTTTCGCCGAATTGTTTCCAAAAAACATTCAGAAACTGGTTTTACTCAACTCTACTTCAAGGGAGGATAGCCCAGAGAGAAAACTTAACCGAACACGAGCTATCAAAGCAGTCAAACAGAATTACGCAACCTTTGTGAGTCTGGCTATTGGTAATTTGTTCAGTGAGAACAACCGAATCCGATTAACCGACGAAATCGAAAAAGTAAAAACGCAGGCACTCCAAACACCTTTACAGGGAATTATAGCTTCACTTGAAGGAATGAAAGTCAGAAAAGACAGGGAAACACTTTTACAACAAAACCTTTTTCCCGTTTTATTAATTTTAGGAAAAAAAGATCCTGTTCTGGATTACGAAGATTCCCGTACTCAGATAGATGATACTACAGCAGAACTCATTTCTTTCGAAGACGGACATATGAGTCATATCGAAAACAAAGAGGAATTAAAAACCGTTTTGTCTCAATTTTTCTCTTAG
- the kbl gene encoding glycine C-acetyltransferase translates to MYGKIKEHLQNELQTIEENGIFKKERIITSAQDAEITISTGEKVLNFCANNYLGLSSHPEVVQAAKDAMDSHGFGMSSVRFICGTQDIHKTLEKKIADFYGTEDTILYAAAFDANGGVFEPLLGENDAIISDSLNHASIIDGVRLCKAARYRYENSNMEDLEQQLIKANEAGARFKLIVTDGVFSMDGLVAPLDKICDLADKYDAMVMVDECHAAGFIGATGKGTLEAKGVMGRVDIITGTLGKALGGAMGGYTTAKKEIIELLRQRSRPYLFSNSLAPAIVGASIKVFELLEKDTTLRDKLEWNTNYFKAGMKKAGFDIIDGDSAIVPVMLYDAKLSQTMANELLKQGIYVIGFFFPVVPKEKARIRVQLSAAHTKEHLDRAIDAFTVVGQMLKVI, encoded by the coding sequence ATGTACGGTAAAATAAAAGAACATTTGCAAAATGAGTTGCAAACAATTGAAGAAAACGGAATTTTCAAAAAAGAACGCATTATAACTTCAGCACAAGATGCTGAGATAACGATTTCCACAGGAGAAAAAGTTTTAAATTTTTGTGCCAACAATTATTTAGGACTTTCATCACATCCTGAAGTGGTACAAGCGGCAAAAGACGCAATGGATTCACATGGTTTTGGGATGTCATCAGTACGTTTTATTTGCGGAACACAGGATATTCATAAAACTTTAGAGAAGAAGATTGCAGATTTTTATGGGACAGAAGATACTATTCTTTATGCCGCGGCTTTTGATGCCAATGGTGGTGTTTTCGAACCTTTGTTAGGAGAAAATGATGCTATTATTTCAGACAGTCTGAATCATGCGTCTATTATTGACGGAGTTCGTTTGTGTAAAGCAGCGCGTTACCGTTATGAGAACAGTAATATGGAAGATTTGGAGCAGCAATTAATTAAAGCAAATGAAGCTGGTGCGCGTTTCAAATTAATTGTTACTGATGGAGTTTTCTCAATGGACGGCCTTGTAGCACCCCTTGATAAAATTTGTGACCTGGCAGATAAGTACGATGCTATGGTGATGGTAGACGAGTGCCATGCTGCAGGATTTATCGGAGCAACCGGAAAAGGAACTCTCGAAGCAAAAGGAGTTATGGGAAGAGTTGATATTATTACCGGAACCCTTGGTAAAGCTTTAGGTGGGGCAATGGGAGGTTATACTACTGCCAAAAAAGAAATTATTGAGTTATTGCGTCAGCGTTCAAGACCGTATTTATTCTCAAACTCACTAGCACCGGCTATTGTTGGGGCTTCTATTAAGGTATTTGAATTGTTAGAAAAGGATACTACTTTAAGAGATAAATTAGAATGGAATACCAATTACTTTAAAGCAGGAATGAAAAAAGCCGGTTTTGATATCATTGATGGAGATTCGGCTATCGTTCCGGTCATGTTATATGATGCGAAATTGTCGCAGACTATGGCAAATGAATTATTGAAACAAGGCATTTATGTAATCGGATTCTTCTTCCCTGTAGTACCTAAAGAAAAAGCGAGGATTAGAGTGCAATTATCGGCCGCGCATACAAAAGAGCACTTAGACAGGGCTATAGACGCTTTTACAGTTGTCGGACAAATGTTAAAAGTTATATAA
- a CDS encoding PD-(D/E)XK nuclease family protein, translating to MINTSFLGKIATVIIQEYSDKLAETTIILPNKRAKVFLIEALKNETKKTILSPEIISIEDFVQDVASIRSVDSIELLFEFYDVYLSVTEKQHQQSFELFANWAKTLLQDFNEIDRYLLDPSHVLSYLSDIEDIKKWGIEVENKTKLLENYIDFWKLLPLYYDSLYNHLLNKSIGYQGLIYREAVNNLNHFSNTVSNRSFIFAGFNALNAAEEKIVQHLLALDQARIYWDVDQTFLNDPYHDAGLFVRRFKENWKHYKAHPFEWIVDDFSQSKNIQIIGTPKTIGQAKLAGSIVENMITENPTTALDKVAIVLGEENLLMPVLYSLPSSVGSLNITMGYSGKNNPSQILIAKLFRMHTNALSRKGESYVFYYKDILDILTHPLVEPYANASNLVRIIKENNYTFITHNRVLELNLSPTPLFDLLFQKWENGSIAVLENVSALLLLIKGNFSNDNEEEKIAKAFVYAVFKVINKLINYYTKHNHIDNIDTLHAIYKQIIDVAEVSFEGEPLRGLQIMGVLESRVLDFDTVIVTSMNEGKFPAGKSQNSFIPYDVKNELGLPTFKEKDAIYTYHFYHLLQRAQNIYLIYNTENDGLDAGERSRFITQLEVEKQKKHNLTFDIYNPVLPTTAYQPMVVPKSDAVMDRLKEIALAGFSPSALTSYIRNPIDFYFQKILRIREVEEVEENIALNTLGTIIHETLKTLYEPFIGKFISETDLENCFKLLDAEVLNQFKLVYKEGEIKKGRNLLAFEVAKRNVSNFLKMELESLKNGDAVQIIALEETFERELNHPDLPFPVLIRGNVDRIELHNGKIRIIDYKTGKVEKTNVILKSWNGLTQELKNDKIIQVLAYAFMFETKAKEIPIEAGIISFKNLKSGFLPFTFKEDKESTTTVSKEILSKYLEEIVLLLKEIFDRTIPFEEKMD from the coding sequence ATGATAAATACTTCTTTTCTCGGGAAAATAGCGACCGTTATAATTCAGGAATATTCAGATAAACTTGCTGAAACAACTATTATTCTGCCTAATAAAAGAGCAAAAGTTTTTTTAATCGAGGCCCTGAAAAATGAGACGAAGAAAACAATACTTTCGCCTGAAATTATTAGTATTGAAGATTTTGTGCAGGACGTAGCCTCGATCCGATCAGTTGATTCAATTGAGCTTTTGTTTGAATTCTATGATGTGTATCTTTCCGTAACAGAGAAACAACATCAACAGTCTTTTGAATTATTTGCCAATTGGGCAAAAACACTTCTGCAGGATTTTAATGAAATCGATCGCTATCTGTTAGATCCTTCGCATGTCTTGTCGTATTTAAGTGATATTGAAGACATCAAAAAATGGGGGATTGAAGTCGAGAACAAAACCAAACTTTTAGAGAATTATATTGATTTCTGGAAACTTCTTCCATTGTATTATGATTCGCTATACAATCACTTACTGAATAAATCAATTGGATACCAGGGATTGATTTATCGGGAAGCCGTAAACAATCTCAATCACTTTTCGAATACCGTTTCAAATCGTAGTTTCATTTTTGCAGGATTTAATGCTTTGAACGCAGCTGAAGAAAAAATTGTTCAGCATCTTTTGGCCTTAGATCAGGCTAGGATTTATTGGGATGTTGATCAGACTTTCTTAAATGATCCTTATCATGATGCGGGACTTTTTGTGAGACGTTTTAAAGAAAATTGGAAACATTATAAGGCTCATCCGTTTGAATGGATTGTAGATGATTTTTCACAGTCTAAAAACATTCAGATCATAGGGACGCCTAAAACAATTGGTCAGGCAAAACTAGCGGGTAGTATTGTCGAGAATATGATCACAGAAAACCCAACTACTGCTTTAGATAAAGTGGCTATTGTGCTGGGTGAGGAGAATCTACTGATGCCGGTTTTATATTCCCTGCCTTCTTCGGTTGGAAGTTTGAATATTACAATGGGTTATTCGGGAAAGAACAACCCATCGCAGATATTAATCGCGAAATTGTTTAGAATGCATACCAATGCGCTTTCGCGTAAAGGAGAAAGTTATGTCTTTTATTATAAAGATATACTTGATATTCTTACACATCCATTGGTTGAACCTTATGCCAATGCCAGTAACTTGGTTCGGATTATCAAGGAGAATAATTACACTTTTATTACGCATAATCGGGTTTTAGAACTCAATTTGAGTCCAACGCCATTGTTTGATCTGCTTTTTCAAAAGTGGGAGAATGGATCGATTGCTGTTCTTGAAAATGTTTCGGCTCTTTTACTTTTGATAAAAGGAAATTTCAGCAATGATAATGAGGAGGAAAAAATTGCCAAAGCTTTTGTTTATGCTGTCTTTAAAGTAATTAATAAGCTAATTAATTATTACACAAAACACAATCACATTGATAATATAGATACTTTGCATGCGATCTATAAACAGATTATTGATGTGGCTGAAGTTTCGTTTGAAGGAGAGCCTTTACGTGGACTGCAAATTATGGGGGTTTTGGAAAGTCGTGTACTTGATTTTGATACTGTAATTGTGACATCGATGAATGAAGGAAAGTTCCCGGCTGGAAAATCTCAGAATTCATTTATTCCCTATGATGTCAAAAACGAACTGGGATTGCCTACTTTTAAAGAGAAGGATGCCATTTATACCTATCACTTTTACCATTTACTGCAAAGAGCCCAAAATATCTATTTGATTTATAATACTGAAAATGATGGATTGGATGCAGGAGAACGTAGTCGTTTTATCACACAATTGGAGGTAGAGAAACAAAAGAAACACAACTTAACGTTTGATATCTATAATCCTGTTTTGCCCACAACGGCTTATCAGCCTATGGTGGTTCCTAAATCCGATGCTGTGATGGATCGTTTAAAAGAAATTGCACTTGCTGGTTTTTCTCCTTCGGCTTTGACGAGTTACATCCGAAATCCGATAGATTTTTATTTTCAAAAAATACTTCGAATTAGGGAAGTGGAAGAGGTTGAGGAGAATATCGCGCTGAATACTCTTGGAACTATCATTCACGAAACGTTAAAAACACTTTATGAGCCCTTTATAGGTAAGTTCATCTCGGAAACAGATCTCGAAAATTGTTTCAAATTATTGGATGCTGAAGTTTTAAATCAGTTTAAATTGGTTTATAAAGAAGGTGAGATAAAAAAAGGACGTAATCTTTTGGCCTTTGAAGTAGCGAAGCGAAATGTCTCTAATTTTTTGAAAATGGAATTAGAATCTCTTAAAAATGGAGATGCGGTTCAGATCATAGCTTTGGAGGAAACTTTTGAACGTGAATTAAATCATCCGGATTTGCCGTTTCCTGTTTTAATTAGAGGTAATGTGGATCGTATTGAATTACACAACGGGAAAATCCGAATTATTGATTATAAGACAGGAAAAGTTGAAAAGACAAATGTTATCCTGAAATCATGGAACGGATTGACTCAGGAGCTTAAAAATGATAAAATTATTCAGGTTTTGGCTTATGCCTTTATGTTTGAAACCAAAGCGAAAGAAATCCCCATCGAAGCGGGTATAATTTCTTTTAAAAATCTTAAATCAGGTTTTTTGCCTTTCACATTCAAAGAGGATAAAGAGAGTACTACTACAGTTTCAAAAGAAATTTTGAGTAAGTATTTAGAGGAAATCGTATTACTGTTAAAAGAGATTTTTGACCGGACAATTCCTTTTGAAGAGAAAATGGATTAA
- a CDS encoding OmpA family protein: MKHLNKLLVAVMMVMGLSSHAQDSNNPWAISFGVNAVDTRTSSGSGSGFFDQHFSQPFAVKDNWNILPSLSYIGVNRYVGSGFSVGLQGSVNKIDKYVTFSPSAVGHDSRGNVVTNPGDLMYYGIDATIKYSFQELIKSKVIDPSLSVGGGYTFFGDSSYGTVNPGAGVTFWFTDAIGLELATRYKWSVSGDRTDKAGVPDAPSHFQHTAGLVFKFGGKDTDGDGIYDKDDACPDVAGLKQFNGCPDTDGDGIVDASDACPDVFGLAALNGCPDTDGDGIADKDDACPDVAGLAALKGCPDTDGDGIADKDDKCPTVAGPRENGGCPFLDADKDGVADKDDDCPTVYGPASNRGCPEVTTEALEDLKVQARAVYFNSGKATFKTGDKETPARLDAIKEILKNYPNAKFSIEGHTDSTGSAKINDKLSQERADAVKNALIERGVNAENLESKGFGSSQPVASNKTAAGKAQNRRTEIKHIGSKYQGKI; this comes from the coding sequence ATGAAACATCTTAACAAACTTTTAGTTGCTGTGATGATGGTGATGGGTTTAAGTTCTCACGCACAAGACAGCAACAATCCATGGGCTATCTCTTTTGGAGTTAATGCCGTTGATACTAGAACAAGTTCTGGGTCAGGAAGTGGTTTCTTCGATCAACATTTTTCTCAGCCATTCGCTGTAAAAGACAACTGGAATATTCTTCCTTCTCTATCTTACATTGGTGTAAATAGATATGTAGGTAGCGGTTTCTCTGTTGGTTTACAAGGATCTGTGAACAAGATTGATAAGTATGTTACTTTCAGTCCATCTGCTGTAGGGCATGATAGTAGAGGTAACGTAGTAACTAATCCTGGTGACTTGATGTATTACGGAATTGATGCTACTATTAAATATAGCTTCCAGGAATTAATCAAATCTAAAGTAATCGATCCTTCGTTATCTGTTGGTGGAGGTTATACTTTCTTCGGAGATAGCAGCTACGGAACTGTTAACCCAGGTGCTGGTGTTACTTTCTGGTTTACTGATGCTATTGGTCTTGAGCTTGCTACAAGATACAAATGGTCAGTTAGTGGTGATAGAACAGACAAAGCTGGTGTTCCAGATGCTCCATCTCACTTTCAACACACTGCAGGTCTAGTTTTCAAATTCGGAGGTAAAGATACTGACGGAGACGGAATCTACGATAAAGATGATGCTTGTCCAGATGTTGCTGGTTTAAAACAATTCAACGGATGTCCTGATACTGATGGAGACGGAATCGTTGACGCTTCTGACGCTTGTCCAGATGTATTTGGTTTAGCTGCATTAAACGGATGTCCTGATACTGACGGAGACGGAATTGCTGACAAAGATGACGCTTGTCCAGATGTTGCTGGTTTAGCTGCTTTAAAAGGTTGTCCTGATACTGACGGTGATGGTATCGCTGACAAAGATGACAAATGTCCTACAGTTGCTGGTCCTAGAGAAAATGGTGGTTGTCCTTTCTTAGACGCTGACAAAGACGGTGTAGCTGATAAAGATGACGATTGTCCTACAGTTTACGGTCCTGCTTCTAACAGAGGTTGTCCTGAAGTAACTACTGAAGCTTTAGAAGATCTTAAAGTTCAAGCTAGAGCGGTTTACTTTAACTCAGGAAAAGCTACTTTCAAAACTGGTGACAAAGAAACTCCAGCTAGATTAGATGCAATTAAAGAAATCCTTAAAAACTATCCAAACGCGAAATTCTCTATCGAAGGACACACAGATAGTACAGGTTCTGCAAAAATCAACGACAAACTTTCTCAAGAAAGAGCTGACGCTGTGAAAAATGCATTAATCGAAAGAGGTGTAAATGCTGAGAACTTAGAGTCTAAAGGATTCGGATCTTCTCAACCAGTTGCAAGCAACAAAACTGCTGCAGGTAAAGCACAAAACAGAAGAACAGAAATTAAACACATTGGTTCTAAATACCAAGGTAAAATCTAA
- a CDS encoding TraR/DksA family transcriptional regulator, which produces MIDEITRYSDADLAEFKEIIQSKIQKAQADLDLIKSAYMNDLNNGTDDTSPTFKAFEEGSETMSKEANSQLAIRQEKFIRDLKNALFRVENKTYGICKVTGKLISKERLKIVPHATMSIEAKNLQR; this is translated from the coding sequence ATGATAGATGAAATTACAAGATACTCTGATGCTGATTTAGCAGAGTTCAAAGAAATAATTCAAAGCAAAATACAAAAAGCACAAGCTGATCTGGATTTAATTAAGAGTGCTTATATGAACGATTTGAATAACGGAACAGATGATACTTCTCCAACTTTTAAAGCATTTGAAGAAGGAAGCGAAACAATGTCTAAAGAAGCAAACTCACAGTTGGCGATCAGACAGGAAAAGTTTATACGCGATCTGAAAAACGCATTATTCCGTGTTGAAAATAAAACCTATGGTATTTGCAAAGTAACAGGTAAATTAATCAGCAAAGAAAGGCTTAAAATCGTTCCTCATGCTACAATGAGTATCGAAGCTAAAAACTTGCAGAGATAA
- a CDS encoding lipoprotein signal peptidase — translation MSLRKAYLLIFLVLIVDQLSKIYVKTNFVLGDEVEVFDWFRIHFIENEGMAWGTKIPGEYGKLILTVFRIFAVFGIGYWLADSVKKRYSNYLIVAIALIFAGAAGNIIDSVFYGVIFDASDSNLATLFSPEPYGTWFHGLVVDMFYFPIWRGTLPAWFPLWGGEEVSFFNAIFNVADVAISTGVGILLVFNKRAFPKTA, via the coding sequence ATGTCATTACGAAAAGCGTATTTGCTTATATTCTTAGTTTTAATTGTTGATCAGCTTTCAAAAATCTATGTAAAAACAAACTTTGTACTAGGAGATGAAGTGGAAGTTTTTGACTGGTTTAGAATTCATTTTATTGAAAATGAGGGAATGGCCTGGGGAACTAAAATTCCCGGAGAATATGGTAAATTGATTTTGACTGTTTTCAGGATTTTTGCTGTATTCGGAATTGGATACTGGTTAGCCGATTCGGTTAAGAAGCGTTATTCTAATTATTTAATTGTTGCCATTGCTTTGATTTTTGCAGGAGCTGCCGGAAATATAATCGATTCAGTATTCTACGGGGTTATTTTTGATGCCAGTGATAGTAATTTAGCAACGCTTTTCTCGCCGGAACCTTATGGAACATGGTTTCATGGTTTGGTTGTAGACATGTTTTACTTTCCGATCTGGAGAGGTACTTTACCTGCCTGGTTTCCTTTATGGGGAGGTGAAGAGGTTTCTTTTTTTAATGCGATCTTTAATGTTGCCGATGTGGCAATTTCTACAGGAGTGGGGATATTGCTGGTTTTTAATAAAAGAGCATTTCCTAAAACAGCATAA
- a CDS encoding roadblock/LC7 domain-containing protein: MNEITTTLNDFLLHTKSSAALIINGKGKLITSLHLDYADSIAAMSSAIVSMSDKLLLDLEKGSLKQLFLKTTEGVIIGNKISGTNFIITFSKDGSNLGLLLRSTEETAAELSKNSLLK; the protein is encoded by the coding sequence ATGAATGAAATCACAACTACTCTAAACGATTTTCTGCTTCATACCAAATCTTCCGCAGCATTAATTATCAATGGAAAAGGAAAACTAATCACATCACTTCACTTAGACTATGCAGACAGTATTGCCGCAATGAGCTCTGCCATAGTATCGATGAGCGACAAATTATTATTAGATCTTGAAAAAGGCTCCTTAAAACAACTCTTTTTAAAAACCACTGAAGGAGTTATTATCGGAAACAAAATAAGCGGCACAAATTTCATTATTACATTTTCAAAAGACGGAAGCAATCTGGGGTTATTATTACGATCGACCGAGGAAACTGCTGCTGAGTTAAGCAAAAATTCACTGTTAAAATAA
- a CDS encoding UvrD-helicase domain-containing protein, with protein MQSPSFSIYDASAGSGKTYTLVKEYLKIILSSPRNDAYRNILAITFTNKAVHEMKSRIVGSLSEFAKDEPSAKANDLMEDLSRDTGLSVIKIKTKSQNIIKHLIHNYAAFDISTIDKFTHKVIRAFAHDLNLPMTFEVTLDTENLLVEAVDAIIAQAGQDETLTKLLVDFTMEKTDDDKSWDVSREILETGRLVLNENNRNEISHFQDKSIEEFIEIKKKMLALCKELESENENFAIEALALIDKNGIDLKSFSRGTFPNHLESIRDGKFNPRNKTFHEFDDIAINKTAKDRALIENIIPELLHILVKIYKNFEKRDFYKAFLKNITPLSLLNTVSNELAKIQSEQNVLSISEFNAIIHREIQNQPAPFIYERLGEKYRHFFIDEFQDTSEMQWQNLIPLIHNSLSGEDDFGNKGTLMIVGDPKQSIYRWRGGKAEQFIELGKEENAFFNHKKEVKHLDTNYRSYSEVIEFNNDFFKLISAEFTNEDYKDLYENHSFQNINSKKGGYVNIAFLPLIEKSDYADEEEVVEKSDLYVLATLNTIQKVVREGFEYKDIVILTRKRDQGIAIANYLTEQNIPLLSSETLMIQNATEVRLIVYLLKYLNNSADLESKANFLHFLGSNKEVQLPIHDFIALGMSQKKEGDFEKWLLTFDVSLSFEDVRKKSLYEAVEIIIAKFILPNEGNAYVQFFLDIVLERDMRNQAGIADFLSYWDKNAEKFSIPSPEGNNAVRIMTIHKSKGLEFPVVIMPFAEEDYNRKPKDKLWLDTEDVNLDVPKALIDNSSAVEGFGESASAVFNLKKQEELLDNINVLYVALTRAEEQLYVISQGMKERKDGELPNNMASFFIRYLMHKGVYDAERSEYEFGNKSRLSNAVKSVDLVKTIPVVSEVLNPKNIKIAQREALMWGTHQQEAIAYGNIVHEILAFVKDRSDVDLAITKGIENGLITNDQVDMVSKTLQEIVNHPELSICFDGNATILNEQTIVQKEGRILKPDRIVLTSNKEAYLLDYKTGVINSKYTRQIQEYEEAIEDLGYKVLKKALVYIGSEIDVVNL; from the coding sequence ATGCAAAGTCCGTCTTTCTCTATCTATGATGCATCTGCAGGCTCCGGAAAGACCTATACTTTGGTAAAAGAGTACCTTAAAATTATTCTTTCTTCTCCAAGGAACGATGCTTATCGCAACATTCTGGCCATTACATTCACCAATAAAGCAGTTCATGAAATGAAAAGCCGTATTGTTGGAAGTTTGTCTGAGTTTGCAAAAGATGAGCCTTCCGCAAAAGCAAACGATTTGATGGAGGATTTGTCTCGGGATACCGGACTTTCGGTTATTAAGATTAAAACAAAATCTCAAAATATTATCAAGCACTTAATTCATAATTATGCTGCTTTTGATATTTCTACCATTGATAAATTTACACATAAAGTGATTCGTGCTTTTGCACATGATCTTAATCTGCCAATGACCTTTGAAGTCACTTTGGATACAGAGAACTTACTGGTTGAGGCCGTTGACGCTATAATTGCACAGGCCGGTCAGGACGAAACATTGACTAAGCTGTTGGTTGATTTCACGATGGAAAAAACCGACGATGATAAAAGTTGGGATGTTTCCCGGGAAATCTTAGAAACGGGTAGGCTCGTTCTGAATGAAAACAATCGGAATGAAATTTCTCATTTTCAGGATAAATCTATTGAAGAGTTTATTGAGATCAAGAAAAAAATGCTCGCTTTGTGTAAAGAACTCGAATCTGAAAATGAAAATTTTGCGATTGAGGCATTAGCTTTAATCGATAAAAACGGAATCGATTTGAAGTCATTCTCTCGCGGTACTTTTCCAAACCATTTAGAAAGTATTCGCGACGGGAAATTTAATCCACGAAATAAAACTTTTCACGAATTTGATGATATAGCAATCAATAAAACCGCAAAAGACCGTGCGTTAATTGAAAATATAATCCCTGAACTGCTTCATATTCTGGTGAAAATCTATAAGAATTTCGAAAAAAGAGATTTCTATAAAGCCTTTCTGAAAAATATTACGCCATTGTCGCTGTTGAATACGGTTAGTAATGAATTGGCTAAAATTCAATCAGAGCAAAATGTACTGTCTATTTCTGAATTCAACGCTATTATTCACCGTGAAATTCAGAATCAGCCTGCACCGTTTATTTATGAGCGTTTGGGAGAGAAATACCGCCATTTTTTTATCGATGAATTTCAGGATACCTCCGAGATGCAATGGCAGAATCTGATTCCGCTGATTCATAATTCCCTTTCCGGAGAAGATGATTTTGGAAACAAAGGGACGCTGATGATAGTGGGAGATCCGAAACAATCTATTTACCGATGGAGAGGGGGAAAAGCAGAACAGTTTATAGAATTAGGAAAAGAAGAAAATGCTTTTTTTAACCATAAAAAAGAGGTTAAGCATTTAGATACAAATTACCGCAGTTATAGTGAGGTAATTGAATTTAATAACGATTTTTTTAAATTAATTTCGGCAGAGTTTACCAATGAAGATTACAAAGATTTGTATGAAAATCATAGTTTTCAGAACATAAATTCAAAGAAGGGAGGCTATGTTAATATTGCTTTTCTTCCTCTAATCGAGAAGTCAGATTATGCAGACGAAGAAGAAGTGGTCGAGAAATCGGATCTGTATGTTTTGGCGACTTTAAATACCATTCAAAAAGTGGTTCGGGAAGGTTTTGAATACAAGGATATTGTAATCTTAACCCGAAAAAGAGATCAGGGAATTGCTATTGCGAACTATTTAACGGAGCAGAATATTCCGCTTTTATCATCTGAAACCCTAATGATTCAAAATGCAACAGAGGTGCGTTTGATTGTTTACTTGCTGAAATATTTAAACAACAGTGCTGATTTAGAGTCGAAAGCAAATTTTCTTCATTTTTTGGGATCCAATAAAGAAGTTCAGCTGCCAATTCATGACTTTATTGCTTTAGGGATGTCTCAAAAAAAGGAAGGTGATTTTGAAAAATGGCTTTTAACTTTTGATGTCTCGCTTTCTTTCGAAGATGTTCGTAAAAAATCCTTGTATGAGGCGGTTGAAATTATAATTGCAAAATTTATTCTTCCTAATGAAGGAAATGCCTATGTTCAGTTCTTTTTGGATATTGTTTTAGAGCGGGACATGAGAAATCAGGCTGGTATAGCTGATTTTTTAAGTTATTGGGATAAAAATGCGGAGAAATTTAGCATTCCGTCTCCTGAAGGAAACAATGCTGTTCGGATCATGACGATTCATAAATCAAAAGGATTGGAATTTCCGGTTGTCATTATGCCATTTGCAGAAGAAGACTACAATCGAAAACCAAAGGATAAATTATGGCTCGACACCGAAGATGTAAATTTAGATGTTCCAAAAGCTTTGATCGATAATAGTAGTGCGGTTGAAGGTTTCGGTGAGAGTGCTTCGGCAGTTTTTAACTTGAAGAAACAGGAAGAACTGCTGGATAATATAAATGTTTTGTATGTTGCTTTAACACGTGCTGAAGAGCAATTGTATGTGATATCGCAAGGGATGAAAGAAAGGAAAGATGGTGAATTGCCTAATAATATGGCTTCTTTTTTTATTCGGTATTTAATGCATAAAGGGGTTTATGATGCTGAACGATCAGAGTATGAGTTTGGCAATAAGAGTAGGCTTTCGAATGCTGTAAAATCAGTTGATTTGGTGAAGACGATTCCTGTTGTTTCGGAAGTTTTAAATCCGAAAAACATCAAGATTGCACAACGAGAGGCTTTAATGTGGGGAACGCATCAGCAGGAGGCAATCGCTTATGGTAATATAGTTCACGAAATTCTGGCTTTTGTTAAAGATCGGTCGGATGTGGATCTGGCAATTACAAAAGGAATTGAAAATGGACTTATTACAAACGATCAGGTCGATATGGTTTCAAAGACACTTCAGGAAATTGTGAATCATCCGGAGCTGAGTATTTGTTTCGATGGAAATGCAACTATTTTGAACGAACAGACAATTGTTCAGAAAGAAGGCAGGATTTTAAAACCCGATCGTATTGTTCTTACTTCAAATAAAGAAGCTTATTTGTTGGATTATAAAACAGGAGTGATCAATTCAAAATATACAAGACAAATTCAGGAGTATGAGGAGGCTATAGAGGATTTAGGTTATAAAGTGTTAAAAAAAGCGTTGGTATACATCGGATCAGAAATCGATGTAGTAAATTTGTGA